In Nitrospira sp., one DNA window encodes the following:
- a CDS encoding glycosyltransferase family 39 protein, which produces MHSIVRDLRTDALVLFGIFVAAICLRVYFFAGYVGLDDGEYSRFAYELAGDRLAIGTYSGPAVFPLRIGVIAPVSWAIRLWGFGEWSIAVYPLLLSIVGILLSYLCASMLFNHRVGLIAAAVHAIVPLDISNATVLYPDLPAAVFASLGVIAVIALTRYFIENKSVLLAGGLFAGLAFGISWLCKETVSYFVLTCAVFMVMSLKRSWHSAVVLWMGVALGSILVLVGEMVAYHHLTGNWLYRFDEIERNYGQWQNGFFTEGSSFGWPKGGSRTVALMKRLFMKGPEFLLLNSAFLFLPLLGIIACFHAFYWKDRAFLIPSLWLITLLLMFNFASSSRAAYSPVPLFERYFYPVIFPSVLLVSGFLGKLIFPDGSGQGIDRERRFWGGVLISFVLVVGGASLYWQERVPLKWTSEIRAISGMIKPSSHLYSDLLTLRGLEFFGGYPPHTAWVDFEEIDSIEEIQPGSLVMVNSRYLRWLDINKGMWLSKSSGYKNHEFYEHPPLLWKKLFENGNAVLYEVR; this is translated from the coding sequence ATGCACTCAATTGTCCGAGATCTTCGAACAGATGCGCTGGTTCTATTCGGGATATTCGTTGCCGCAATTTGTCTTCGTGTCTATTTCTTTGCGGGCTATGTCGGACTAGACGACGGCGAGTATTCAAGGTTTGCCTATGAATTGGCTGGAGACCGGCTTGCCATCGGTACGTACAGTGGGCCGGCGGTGTTTCCTTTAAGAATCGGAGTCATTGCTCCTGTTTCATGGGCAATTCGATTATGGGGTTTCGGTGAGTGGAGTATTGCAGTTTATCCCCTGTTGCTTTCTATCGTGGGCATACTGCTCTCCTATCTCTGTGCGAGTATGTTGTTCAACCATCGAGTTGGTCTCATCGCTGCCGCTGTCCATGCGATTGTTCCACTTGACATAAGTAATGCGACAGTTTTGTATCCTGATCTTCCCGCGGCTGTTTTTGCATCGCTCGGAGTTATTGCTGTCATTGCCCTTACGCGCTATTTCATCGAAAACAAGTCAGTTCTTCTCGCAGGGGGTCTTTTTGCTGGATTGGCGTTTGGGATATCCTGGCTTTGCAAAGAAACGGTATCGTATTTCGTTCTTACCTGTGCTGTCTTCATGGTAATGAGTCTAAAACGATCTTGGCATTCCGCTGTGGTTCTATGGATGGGAGTAGCATTGGGCTCCATACTCGTTCTCGTGGGAGAGATGGTCGCTTATCATCATCTGACGGGAAATTGGTTATACCGATTCGATGAGATCGAAAGGAATTACGGCCAGTGGCAAAATGGCTTTTTTACGGAAGGGAGCAGTTTTGGTTGGCCGAAAGGCGGTAGTCGAACAGTCGCTCTGATGAAACGACTGTTCATGAAAGGGCCGGAGTTCTTACTGTTAAACAGCGCATTTCTCTTCTTGCCTCTGTTGGGAATCATCGCGTGTTTTCATGCGTTCTATTGGAAAGATCGAGCTTTTCTTATTCCGTCCCTGTGGCTGATCACGCTGCTGCTGATGTTCAATTTTGCGTCCAGTTCCCGCGCTGCCTATTCTCCGGTACCACTTTTTGAACGATATTTTTATCCTGTTATATTTCCGTCCGTACTGCTCGTCTCCGGGTTCTTGGGGAAACTGATCTTTCCAGATGGCAGTGGGCAGGGGATAGACAGAGAGCGAAGGTTTTGGGGGGGGGTATTAATTTCATTTGTTCTTGTCGTGGGAGGAGCAAGCCTATATTGGCAAGAGCGGGTACCGTTGAAATGGACGTCTGAAATTCGAGCTATAAGCGGCATGATTAAGCCATCCAGCCATTTGTACTCCGACCTCCTTACGTTAAGAGGACTTGAATTCTTCGGTGGTTACCCGCCGCACACAGCTTGGGTGGATTTTGAAGAGATAGATTCAATCGAAGAAATACAGCCAGGGAGTTTGGTCATGGTGAACTCAAGATATCTTCGATGGCTGGACATCAACAAAGGGATGTGGCTCAGCAAGAGCTCCGGATACAAGAATCACGAGTTTTATGAACATCCACCGCTGTTGTGGAAAAAGCTGTTTGAGAATGGAAATGCTGTGCTCTATGAAGTGAGGTGA